One genomic region from Colletotrichum lupini chromosome 7, complete sequence encodes:
- a CDS encoding GTP-binding protein YchF, protein MPPKKIEVVKDNVVAFGRVSKNLKMGCVGLPNVGKSSLFNLLTEQSAAAENYPFCTIEPNEARCAVPDARYDFLCDLWKPPSMYPAYLQVTDIAGLIKGASTGAGLGNAFLSHIQAVDGMFHIVRAFDNDEVLHVDDSVDPVRDLETIQNELCKKDLDILAKTIVAEELIVKKAGGKYKMLPLFTETTTKIQAMLEKNTPVRDGSWTPAEIALINEKMSLITTKPVIYLVNLTMKDYLRQKSKYLPSIAKWVTEHGGVPRDIIPFSVEFEEKLHSLKDDPAAREEFLKESKVKSKLDKIVTEGFTKLGLQYYFTAAGAIHSDFERGFIKAEVVAYQDFYDLCEGGKSMGPIKAAGKYRQEGKSYVVQDGDIIHFQFNVGNKK, encoded by the exons ATGCCTCCGAAAAAGATTGAAGTTGTCAAGGACAATGTCGTGGCGTTTGGCAGGGTCAGCAAGAACCTCAAGATGGGGTGCGTCGGCCTGCCCAACGTGGGCAAGTCGAGTCTGTTCAACCTCTTGACCGAGCAGAGCGCCGCTGCGGAGAATTACCCCTTTTGTACGATTGAGCCCAACGAGGCGAGATGTGCTGTTCCCGACGCTCGATAT GACTTTTTGTGTGACCTCTGGAAGCCGCCTTCCATGTACCCCGCGTATCTGCAGGTCACCGACATTGCTGGCTTGATCAAGGGTGCTTCGACGGGAGCGGGACTTGGAAATGCTTTCTTGTCTCATATCCAGGCTGTTGATGGCATGTTCCACATTGTCAG AGCATTTGACAACGACGAGGTTTTGCACGTGGATGACTCGGTTGATCCCGTCCGTGACTTGG AAACTATTCAAAATGAGCTTTGCAAGAAGGATCTTG ACATTCTGGCCAAGACCATCGTCGCCGAGGAGCTGATCGTCAAGAAGGCAGGAGGCAAGTACAAGATGCTGCCCCTCTTCACAGAGACAACGACAAAGATCCAAGCT ATGCTGGAGAAGAACACCCCAGTCCGCGACGGAAGCTGGACCCCCGCCGAAATTGCCCTCATCAACGAAAAGATGTCCCTCATCACCACCAAGCCTGTCATCTACCTCGTCAACCTGACAATGAAGGACTACCTCCGCCAAAAGAGCAAGTACCTCCCCTCCATCGCCAAGTGGGTCACCGAGCACGGCGGCGTCCCGCGCGACATCATCCCCTTCTCCGTCGAGTTCGAGGAGAAGCTGCACAGCTTGAAAGACGACCCGGCCGCGCGGGAGGAGTTCCTCAAGGAGAGCAAGGTCAAGTCCAAGTTGGATAAGATTGTGACGGAAGGCTTCACGAAGCTTGGATTGCAGTATTACTTCACTG CTGCCGGCGCCATCCACAGCGACTTTGAGAGGGGCTTCATCAAGGCTGAAGTCGTTGCCTACCAAGACTTCTACGACCTCTGCGAGGGCGGCAAGTCCATGGGTCCCATCAAGGCTGCTGGCAAGTACCGTCAGGAAGGAAAGTCATAT GTTGTTCAAGATGGTGATATTATTCATTTCCAATTCA ACGTTGGAAACAAGAAATAG
- a CDS encoding argininosuccinate synthase — protein sequence MAGEKGKVCLAYSGGLDTSTILAWLLEQGCYLANVGQEEDWAAVEQKALQIGAEKMIIDDLKREFVEEICWKAVQCNAIYEDQYLLGTSLARPIIARGQMKAAAATGPARELAFYTINPEIKVIAPWRDPTFFNRFQGRNDLLDYAAEKGIPVTSTKAKPYSMAGMLEDPDVTPPEDMWTKTVSPLKAPDTPLDITIHFDKGIPVKVVTPQQTATDDVELFALLTAIGKEHAVGRIDIVENRMIGLKSRGCYDSPAMTILRLAHISLEGLVLDGKVRAYRDLLSKQWSECLYNGSYFSPEREFLQPSLDHSQQRVNGEVRLRLYKGNAYCLGRKSDEKLYSEEDASMDSLTTFDPSETVRRPSSESIEETCILTSCDSLASSPSTPSASRRYVSNKCIALFVFTS from the exons ATGGCCGGCGAGAAGGGAAAGGTCTGCTTGGC CTACTCAGGTGGTCTTGATACCAGCACTATTCTGGCCTGGCTCTTGGAGCAGGG TTGCTACCTCGCCAATGTTGGACAGGAAGAGG ACTGGGCTGCTGTTGAGCAGAAGG CTCTTCAGATCGGTGCTGAGAAG ATGATCATTGACGATCTCAAGCGCGAGTTCGTTGAGGA GATCTGCTGGAAGGCTGTTCAGTGC AACGCCATCTACGAGGACCAGTACCTTCTCG GTACCAGTCTGGCCCGCCCCATCATTGCCCGGGGTCAGATGAAGGCTGCCGCCGCCACTGG ACCGGCAAGGG AGCTTGCTTTCTACACAATCAACCCCGAGATCAAGGTCATTGCCCCGTGGCGTG ACCCTACCTTCTTCAACCGCTTCCAG GGACGCAACGACCTCCTTGACTACGCGGCCGAGAAGG GCATCCCCGTCACCAGCACCAAGGCTAAGCCCTACTCTATG GCTGGCATGCTCGAGGACCCCGATGTCACCCCTCCCGAGGACATGTGGACCAAGACTGTCTCCCCCCTGAAGGCTCCCGATACCCCCCTCGACATCACCATTCACTTTGACAAGGGTATTCCCGTCAAGGTTGTCACTCCTCAGCAGACTGCCACCGACGATGTCGAGCTCTTCGCCCTGCTCACCGCCATTGGCAAGGAGCACGCCGTCGGCCGCATT GATATCGTCGAGAACCG CATGATCGGCCTGAAGAGCCGTGGCTGCTACGACTCTCCCGCCATGACTATCCTTCGTCTGGCTCACATTTCCCTCGAGGGTCTCGTCCTGGATGGTAAGGTTCGCGCCTACCGCGACTTGCTGTCCAAGCAATGGTCGGAGTGCCTGTACAACGGCTCCTACTTCAGCCCTGAGCGCGAGTTCTTGCAGC CGTCCCTGGACCACTCCCAGCAGCGT GTCAACGGCGAGGTCCGCCTCCGCCTGTACAAGGGCAACGCTTACTGCCTGGGTCGCAAGTCCGACGAGAAGCTCTACTCCGAGGAGGATGCTTCCATGGACTCTCTCACCACCTTCGACCCCTCCGAGACCGTAAGAAGGCCATCCTCAGAATCGATCGAAGAAACTTGTATACTAACGAGTTGTGACAGTCTGGCTTCATCACCATCAACGCCATCCGCCTCAAGAAGGTACGTGTCAAACAAATGCATCGCACTTTTTGTGTTCACTAGCTAA